The Pecten maximus chromosome 11, xPecMax1.1, whole genome shotgun sequence genome has a segment encoding these proteins:
- the LOC117338251 gene encoding uncharacterized protein LOC117338251 produces MSHCCCGCVDIVTATLCIIRGNTRPIGASGVYSGGKLLRYSMVGVSIGFVADMMNKRDQLRWMGMFRLLWVPFVILFSGFRNFNAGITIDTRTKATIMEGDTEEIVYTEKEEKFEGDIFNTMLLCWNLKDVKGKSQIWPNRGPFQTFIFYKKGCSSLQFVWHVIKLISGKKEALQQDFLQYYQAAGYTIKVKEDSPVDENLDINIDGDPFRLPEPYHENRFHHDAVQMFSSLTDTDADSSIQ; encoded by the exons ATGTCCCACTGCTGCTGTGGCTGTGTTGACATTGTCACAGCTACGTTGTGTATCATCAGAG GTAACACACGGCCTATTGGAGCCAGTGGAGTGTACAGTGGGGGGAAACTGTTGCGATACAGTATGGTAGGAGTCAGTATTGGCTTCGTGGCAGACATGATGAACAAAAGGGACCAGCTGAGATGGATGGGCATGTTCAGGTTACTGT GGGTTCCCTTCGTGATCCTTTTCAGTGGTTTCCGAAACTTTAACGCGGGAATAACTATCGACACAAG AACAAAAGCCACAATCATGGAAGGTGATACAGAAGAGATTGTCTATACAGAAAAGGAAG AAAAGTTTGAAGGAGACATCTTTAACACAATGTTGTTGTGCTGGAACTTAAAGGATGTGAAAGGAAAGTCACAGATATGGCCAAATAGAGGACCCTTCCAGACATTCATCTTCTACAAAAAGGGGTGCTCCTCACTTCAGTTTGTTTGGCATGTGATTAAATTGATCAGTGGTAAAAAGGAGGCG TTGCAGCAAGACTTCTTGCAGTACTATCAGGCAGCTGGTTACACGATTAAAGTTAAAGAGGACAGCCCAGTTGATGAGAATCTCGATATCAATATAGACGGAGACCCGTTTCGGCTACCAGAGCCATATCATGAAAACAG GTTTCACCATGATGCTGTCCAGATGTTTTCAAGTCTCACCGACACCGATGCCGATTCGTCAATACAATAA